AGAGTACGTTCACTACACCCAATATTGGATAAGTGTCACCAGGAGCAATATTACTGTAGGGTCACCACCAGCAATGTTAGAGTAGGATCAACAGCATTTCTATTAATGTAAGGTAACCAGCAGGAAAGGTAGAGTAAGATCACCAGAATTTTGTTGTAGGGGCCTCACCAGTAATGGTACAGTAGTGTTGCCAGTAATATTAGATTAATGTCACCACCAAGAACGTTATAATAAAGTCAACGCAAGCAACGTTAAAGTGGGTTCGTAACCACTAAGGTTAGTTTATAATCCTCACTAATAAAGTTAAAGCAGGGTTACAGTTTGTAATGTTAGAATAATATAACAACCAATCACGCACGAGTAAAATCCTCACCAGCAGAATACAGaaccaacatggatttattaaaagggaAATCTAGTTTAAAAAAGCTGTTGGAGTTCTATGAGGAATTTTATGAGAAACAGATAAAGGTgaagcagtgggtgtggtgtatttagattttcaggaggcttttgatatggccccacacaagaggttaatcaacaaaatttgagcacatggggttggggtaatatactggtatggattgagaattggtgaacagacaaaatacagacagcaggaataaataggtcattctcagcATTGCAGGCTGTTACTAATGAGGTACcacaagatcagtgctggggccacagctgttcaaaaTCTATACAGATGATTTGGGGACATAGTCTCAaagtaagaggtaggccatttaagactgagatgaggaagaatttcttaaagcagagggtggtgaatctttctaattctcTGCCCAAGAGTtgcatcattgagcatgttcaagaccgaaatcgatagatatcgagatactaatgacatcaaggaatattggGATACTGCGGGAAATTCGCTttgaggtcgatgatcagccaagatctaattgaatggggagCAGGCTCGACTGGTTGAATGGCCGacacctgcttctatgttcctagcaATATTAAAGTACAGCATCCACAGAtaatgacacagtggcgcagtggttagcaccgcagcctcacagttccagcgacccgggttcaattctgggtcctgcctgtgtggagtttgcaagctctccctgtgtctgcgtgggtttcctctgggtgctccggtttcctcccacatgccaaaaagacttgcaggttgatgggtaaattggccattataaattgcccctaatataggtaggtgatagggcaaTATCGGGcgtgggaggaatatggaattagtgtaggattaatataaatgggtggttgatggtcggcacagacttggtgggccgaagggcctgtttcagtgctgtttctccaaataaaaaaaatcaataatGTTAGAGTTGGATCAACAGCAGTAATGTTTGTGTACAGTCACCAACATCGCTGTTCGAGTTGTCGCCTCACCAATAATTTTACAGTGGGGTTAACACCTATAAAGTTGGACTCGGTTTCTTCCCAGTAATGTTAGAGTTCCCACAAGCAGTGATAAAGTACTGTCTCCACCATTTACATTTGAGCAGGTCGCCACTAAAATGTTAGTATAAGTTCCTCATCAGTAATATCAGGATAAGATTGCACCAGCAATATTAGTGTAGCATCACCAGCAGTAATCTTCGAGAAGGCTCACCAACATGAACGTTTGTCTCATGTCATCAGCGGCAGAATTCGGGTAGTCAGCATCACTGATGTTACGGTAGGGTCACCACTATTTAAATTCGTGTTATGTCTTCAGAAGTAAAGTTAAAATAGGATGTACCAATAATTTTAGCTTCTGGTAAAAGTTAGAATCCATAAAGATTAGGGCAGAGATAGCACCAGTATTTTAGAGCAGTGACATCATCAGTAATATTAGAGAAATAACAGCACAAATAATGCGAGAGTAGGATCACCACCAGTGATGCTATACTATGGCCGCCAACAATAATGTTAGAATAATTGTCGCATATATTTGCGACAATTTGCGATTAATGGTCGTGTATATTTACCAACAGCAATATTAGAGTCGGGTTAACACAAGTAATTTCAAAGTGTGCACTTCTTCAGCAATGATCCAGTATGCTCCTCACCAGTAATGTTAGAACAGGGTGACTAACGGTAATGTTAAAAGAGGATCACCCCAGTAATGTCAAAGTAGGTTCATCCTCAGTAATGGTAGAATAAGGCCGTTACTGCTAATTATAGAACAGGATTATCTGCAGACATGCTAAAGTACAGTCATCACTAGTGATACTAGAACTGAATCATCACCAGTAAGGTAAGAGAAGCCTCATCACCAGTGGTGTTGGAACGTAATCACTGTTATCATCACAGAATATAACAATTTAAATTTACAATGGATGTGAATATTTCACTGAATTATTATGGGGCTCCAAGAACCTAACGCAGTGTCAGGAAGGTATGCTACCTTCAGAGTTCAGGGGGCAGACACAGCGCACCTACCAGTTGGGGTAACTTTCCATTATGAATTTCTAGGGCAAGAGTTTCATGGACTGAGCTACAACATCTTTGGCTTTCAGGGCGTACTGAAGCGGACAGCAGctccttgtttgttcagtgactgtaactaACGTTCCTAATTGTGCAACTTTGCTTACCCAACAGGGCATGAATTTTCTATAAAAGGGTAACGTTAATGATTTCAGCCAAATGGGTGTTGGAAACGTAAAACTGGAAAGAGTTCCAGAATTCACACTAAAAATGTTACCGCCAATGATTCTACTGATAAGGGACATTTACTACTCTATTCTCACAGTCTTGGGTGCTCCTGGAAAGTCGATATATCCTGTTGTCCAATAGCTGTTGACAACATAACTGTTAATGGTTACATAACAGATGCTGTGAATGCCCTCATTGCTGAGTCATATATCTGAAGGGATATGTGGGTGAATATCAATGGGAATCCTACTGGTCTGCGTGGCTGGTGAGTCTCTGTTCTGGTCAGTACTTCCTCGCACGGGGTGATCAGCTGTCTTatcctgtactgagggagggcgATGCTGCTTTCTCGCCCTTCAAACGGTGCATAAATCATGAAAGAATGTTTTATTGACTGGCCATGACAGTTATCTCACTGGTATGGTTGCGTCTTGTCTATTTACAGTTGCTAATTCCTGGGCTTGCAGCTTGCTCCACCTAACAGGGACTTTGAAAGATATTTTGAGAAATAATTGCGGCTGAAGGAGCTGCTTCTCTCCCCTTGGCTACAGAGCTTTTGCGGTTAAACTCAGTTCCTGAGCAGCTCCATCGGGCAGATTATGAATAGAAAAAGCACAGACTTTTGAATAAATTGAACGTTCTGTCTAAGCTGAATGTTTTAGTTGAATTCATATCTTTGTAgcaattattttgaaattgtattgaataatactaagggcggcacagtggctagcaccacagcctcacagctccagcgacttgggttcggttctgagtactgcctttgcagagtttacaagttctacctgtgaccgcgtggggttgctccggtttcctcctacgtgccaaagatttgtgggttggtaggtaaattggccattgtaaaaaggaaatgcccctagtgtaggtaaatggtaggagaattgtggggatgtgagagcgaAAAATGGGATTAATCCTGGATCGGTatcaatgggtggctgatggtcggcacggactcggtggcccGTAgttgtcctgtttcagtgctgtatctctctatgactctaatttggtGCCGATCCAGAGATTCCGCTCTCCAAATGAAGAAAGGAATTAAATGGAAATTTCAAACATGTATTGGTCCATGGCGCCGCAATGTTAACTTATAAAAGGGGGTCGGTGTCTTGAAAGGGCCAAGTCTCGTGTCAGATGGTTTTAGTGTTCAACACTGCAATGAACTATATATTTGCATTTATGTTCGGGAACCGGTTTGTATATTGACGGTGAAAATTAACAAGTCATCGAACAAGTCAAAGTTTTGCTTTAAGAGGCTTTTCTCCAGAACTATACCATTTCTGCGATTTACCCTGGCTTGGCCAGGAACGCACATTATAGGGTAAATGAAGCCTCAAACTAGTATCCGAGGCGATAGTCATTGAGATTAAACTGACAGAGACGTATGACACATGACTGATATAATGTCGTCATATTTATTATACCGCCCAAAGTGCATTGTATCCACACTCAGTCATCAGTGCCTGGGTGTCGGCAGGAGTGGAATTGTTTTCTCATACCATTAATAAGACAGATTCTGAGTAACCCTCCCCTCactactctgacaatatctgattgAAGTATGCTGGAAGGACGGCGGCCTTCCAGTCTCTCAATATTGTGTTTAATGGTTTCTTTCTTTCGAACATCATGTCGTCACAACTCCTCTAAAACATTACAAATCACTGCCCATAACTCTAAGTAGAATAACATGCCAACAGTTATCGATTGTCCTCTTTATTTAACTCTTCTCCCTCTTTCGTGCAGCAAACCTTTTGACAATAGTGATTCTGTCCGGAGGAAAttgcggtctttccaaatgtatttcgctctacatggtggccatggcaatagcAGATCTAATGGTCATGATCTTCAATGTAATAGTTTATCACATTTTTACATATCACTTCCCACATTCTTTCCTATCCTACACTGGCGTTTGTAAGTGTATTCTGTACATGAATACTGTCACCCTGCATATATCAGTGTGGTTTACTGTCTCTTTCACATTTGACCGATTTGTAGCGATATGTTGTGAGAAGTTTAAAACAAAGTATTGCACTGTGAGAACTGCGACCACGGTTGTAACAATGGTCTCTGCCCTGTTATGTTTACAGACACTTCCGTTCTTCTTTGCATATAAGCCTGAACAAATAATAAATAATATTCATTGGGGTTGTCACCCAAGAATGGATTTTTTTTCATCGCCAGCAGGTGTTGCCTATTCCTGGTTGCAAACGGTGTTAATTCCATGGCTTCCTTTTGTTTTGATATTATTGTTTAATTGTTTGACAGTCAAatgtattttagtggccagtcgagttcgcAGGGGATTCCGGACTCACATCGATGATAATCAGAGCGATCCTgagatggagaacagaaggaagtccattattttactgttcacAGTATCGGGCAGTTTCATACTGCTGTGGCTGACATCAGCGGTGAGTTTTATAGCTACCAGTCTGGCAAACACAGCACATTACAGAGGTGACTATGCCGCTCCTGAATACATCGCCACTGAAACTGGATACATGCTCATGAACATGAGTTCATGtacaaacacgtgtatttatgcagctACACAAACTAAATTCAGAGAAAAGCTGAAGAAACTGCTGACAGCTCCTTGGGCATTTATTCcaaaatggattttaaaaaatgaaaactgAAACCAAAGCTTCCTGTTTTAAGTAGCACTCAATTGCAGTCAGTGTTCCATTTTAGAAAAGGCAGACTTTCCGTTAGGACGGAATTTGATTGTTTAGTTAGAATGAACAGGTATCAGAAAAATATTTCTTCCACTTCCTGCCAGGCGATGAATGTCTGCTACTTTCCCGGGGTGAACATCACCATTTCCTGATGAAACAGCGCGCTCCCCGCTCAATATTCAAAGATTTTAGTCACGATTGTGTTTCGGCGGTGTAATAGAAGATGCAGATATTGGAAGCAAACACCAAATTAACAGATGAAGTGTCCTTTAGTCTCGGAACAATAAAGATGGTTCCTTGTTATTTTTCTGTATTCTTGTTGTGAATGTTGCAGGCGCTGACGTTCCCATTCGTCTTCGTCTTCCCCAAGCCCCAATTGACTCCTGCATCAATTAAACAGGCCTGTATCCTGATCAGTTTCTGACCCTTGAGGCAGCATTTCTTTCAATCTCAACTGGGCATCAAAATGTTTTCATGTTTTATCTGGGAAATAGACGGTTGTGCTTGTCCAGTCTTTGCGGAaattgcaagctcaaggaacagcatctcatctaccgattaggcacacgtcagcctgccggactgaacattgagttcaataatttcagagcatgacagctctccattttactttcatttttagttattttttcttccttttttattacattcttttttacattttttacaatcttttttttccatttatttcatttcattttagtttgttcagtttgcttacccactgttttttttcaggtttgcacttgctgttgttcaatattcagtgtattaacacctaatctgtgctcatgctttgtctttcaacacaccattaacatattgtttgcctttgctccgtgaccttttggtcagctatgtggcctggtccaatctagacctcctttgttatctcttgccccacccccacctcacttgcttataacctgtgacttttctaatatttgtcagttccgaagaagggtcactgacccgaaacgttaactctgcttctctttccacagatgctgccagacctgctgagtggttccagcatttcttgtttttatttgcggAAATTATATTCGGCACTAACAATTACTTCCAATCATTGTAACAGCCCACCTCATCATGCCTTCAATATATTTTAATTTATGGGTCTTTTCAATTTAATATTTAATAATGACGTTGTTTCTACCACCGTTACTTTCATTGCCTCAACCATGACCGTTTAAAGGGGTTTCTCTTATCCGTTGTCCTAATTCTTTTACATTATTATATTTTCTGTGGCCGTTAATTCTTGATCTTTCAGCTAATGGAACAATCAGCCTCTATCGATCCTGCCCCATCACATCTTGGCCTTAATCACCTGAACACGACTGACCAAAATATCTCAATATAATATCATTACAAAATCAAATGAAAACCAGGAAAATGCACTCAAGCCAATTAATTGATAGTGTTTTCTTGGAACTAATTGAATCATTACTGATACGAAGCAAAGTGAAAGATTGTTTTCTTTTGCTTATCTCTATCTCTAATAGCAGATAGATAACCAGAAAGTGCAGCTGTAGCCTACATAAGAAATCTCGTGTTTCTGATTTTGGGATATTGCTGTGTCTGGAGAAGTGGCATATTGAGCATGAAAGAACAAGTGATATGCATGATGAAGATGCCCTGAAGAACGGGCCCAGAATATGATCATTCACGCTATACCACCCTGAGATTAAATGGTTAATATGACTCTGGAGAATGAAATGGTATGAAAAACAAATGGATGAGATCTGTGCCCTCCAATAGAACTAAATAGATAGATGACCCTGATCGGAtgttgataaagttagcctgaaaaaAATACGCCAATAAGTGGGGGAGGGATCATTGGCTATGAGGAATGCGTTAATCAGATTTGTTCTGACATTTGATATTGTTCTCATTTGTTGGCTTCTTTTTAGATTGTAGAAATATTATCGTTTAGCCCGTTCTTGTTAAGCAAGGAAGTACAAGTTAATTTAAAACACCACTAGGTTGATGAAGAGGGATGTATAACAAGGAAATGCTTGTTATAAGTATTTAAATTTGTTCAAAGCCTAAGATACAAAGCTCAGAACAGTAACACGTTTCAATCGGTAAAAAAGCAACATTAGTGgctgaaatttgtaagtttcaaGTCTATGTTTAAATACTGTATGTAGTGCGTGTTCAACAAACCCGTGACATCTCATCACAGTGTTCAGAAACCTTATTGAGAACCTTACATAAACATAATTCTTCCATTGGGAATGCGCTTTGTTTATTAATTGTGAGTAACTTCACCCTTTCCTCGCCATCTTTTAATGTTTCTGATCAACCCGAGGCTCAAAAGCCAAACCCCACACGCGTCCCTTCAACTGTGGCTCTACCAATCCAAAAAATACCCCCcaaaaaagcgagtctaatgatggccatgacacCACCGTCAATtagtgtaaaaactcatctggttcactaatgccctttagggaaggaaatctgctgtccttacctgatctgacctacatgtgactccagatccacaacaagggggttgactcttaaatgccctccgaaatggcttagcaagccactccattgtatctaactgctacgacgtcaataaagaatgaaaccagatggaccagccggcatcgacctaggcaccagaaacgacaacagcaaacctagccctgtcgatcCTTCGAACTCCTCTTCATTAACATTTGatgtcttgtgccaaagttgggagagctgtcccacacactagtcaagcaacagctgacATATCTATACTCATTgaaacataccttacagacaatgtcccagacaccgctatcaacatccctggatatggcCTGTCCTACCGGCAGtaaagacccagcagaggtagcggcacagtggtatacagtcgggatggagttgccctgggagtcatcagcATTGACTCCTgatcccatgaaatctcatggcatcaggtcaaacatgggcaaggtaaccgccGACTGATTATCAccaacagccctccctcagctgatgaagcagtgctcctccatgttgaacatcacttggaggaagcactgagggtggcaagggtgcagaatgtactctgggtagggaacttcaatgttcatcatcaagagtggctcggtagcaccactactgaccgagttgtccgagtcctaaaggacatagctgctagactgggtatgcgtcaGCCAGtgcgggaaccaacaagagggaaaaacatacttgacttcatcctcaccaatctgcctgccgcagatgcacctgtccatgagagtattggtaggattgaccaccgcacagtccttgtggagacgaaatcccgccttcacattaaggataccctccatcgtgttgtgtggcactaccaccatgttaaattgaatagatttcgaacagatcgaacaatgcaaaactaggcttccatgaggcattgtgggccatcagcagcagcagggtaGTACTCAAgcacaacctcatggcccagcatatcctccattctgccattatcatcaagccaggagaccaaccctggttcaatgaagagtgtaggagggaatgccaggagcagcaccaggcatacctcaaaatgaggtgtcaacctggtgaagctacaacccaggactaattgcgtgccaaacagcctcagtagcatgcgacagacagagttaagtgatcccataaccaacggatcagatctaagatctgtagtcctgccacatccagccgtgaatggtggtggac
This genomic window from Heterodontus francisci isolate sHetFra1 unplaced genomic scaffold, sHetFra1.hap1 HAP1_SCAFFOLD_106, whole genome shotgun sequence contains:
- the LOC137361446 gene encoding probable G-protein coupled receptor 139; this translates as MLPPMILLIRDIYYSILTVLGAPANLLTIVILSGGNCGLSKCISLYMVAMAIADLMVMIFNVIVYHIFTYHFPHSFLSYTGVCKCILYMNTVTLHISVWFTVSFTFDRFVAICCEKFKTKYCTVRTATTVVTMVSALLCLQTLPFFFAYKPEQIINNIHWGCHPRMDFFSSPAGVAYSWLQTVLIPWLPFVLILLFNCLTVKCILVASRVRRGFRTHIDDNQSDPEMENRRKSIILLFTVSGSFILLWLTSAVSFIATSLANTAHYRGDYAAPEYIATETGYMLMNMSSCTNTCIYAATQTKFREKLKKLLTAPWAFIPKWILKNEN